A single window of Candidatus Obscuribacter sp. DNA harbors:
- a CDS encoding GAF domain-containing protein has product MTSNDPSTPDSHIAIVNALRRMKQGDLTFRMPPGNTPESIEVAQAFNELAVFNQEMVQEIRRVSKEISQEGQFTERFAIKGAAGSWEVVAEDLNALIKNLIRPIRDSNALLRSVIAGDLTETMPLQYDAMELKGEFREVTETTNKMVAHLDAICTELNRVAREVGLEGKLGGQARLKGASGTWKELTDNVNLMATNLTDQVRNIATVVSAVANGNLKRKLMLLAKGEIAELVDTINSMIDTLDIFADQVTSVAREVGVEGKLGAQARVPGASGLWRDLTDNVNQLADNLTIQVRAISDVAKAVTKGDLTRQIGVAASGEVASLKDNINEMIRNLQDTTLKNTEQNWLKTNLTMFARLMQGQRDLWTVSNLVLAQLAPLISSHQGAFYILDAEENDLTLRLLGSYANQKGDLPESLKLGEGLLGQCAMDRQPIVIENVPQQFFKVNSSLGVTEPGHVAIFPVLFEGQLLAVIEVATLHHFAPIHLSFIEQLTEDIGIVLNTIQTNTRTEDLLAQSQTLAKELRQQQMEMTETNKRLEQQTVSLQKSQLQLRQKQDELEVTNLQLEERATQVLLQKEDVEQKRREIERAHRALEEKAEQLALTSKYKSQFLANMSHELRTPLNSLLVLSQILLENNEGNLTQTDIDFLTTIYDAGSELLELINDILDISKIESGTVSLNMSEVILKDLITDVERSFRQSMSRKNIEFSVELDSSAPYSLQTDAKRLNQVLKNLLSNAFKFTNDGSVKLKVERAIGSLQKSTGSGMVKFSVIDTGIGIPEDKRSIIFEAFHQADGTTSRKYGGTGLGLAISKQIVEMLGGYIVVDSVVDKGSTFTFYLPATFVPRDIDINIDLDMTIPDSAIREITRKGPGLNQRQFTNAEALNQAFKQLPGQLQEANNAQALYGGAAAGSRNKSDKPIILIIEEDIRTIQALEILAEDEGYVAQIADSTQSALAYASNRVPDAIILDVNLERGAGWSLLRQLKSCFGKNEVPTQLISSFLPEKLIEASPLELIEPQTTVASLTIKTLQQTGKNGQGPTVLIIEPDQAIQQEYKQHLAQQTNGGKVNLHFATSVEQAQSLHITTGGKFDSAFINLAAPVTYESVKDFLWQRNVKTIGYAIKAIEPNIWQSYKELARPLKDATTTRKDIIAKARQFLLTTKTKIAARKTPPKQSTNESAISPARQTSGSNADANKQDLT; this is encoded by the coding sequence ATGACATCTAATGATCCCAGCACCCCAGACAGTCATATAGCCATCGTTAACGCCTTGCGACGCATGAAGCAAGGGGACCTCACCTTTCGCATGCCTCCCGGCAACACCCCCGAGTCAATTGAAGTGGCCCAGGCTTTTAATGAGCTGGCAGTTTTTAACCAGGAGATGGTGCAAGAAATTCGCCGAGTCTCCAAAGAAATATCGCAGGAAGGCCAGTTTACTGAGCGCTTTGCCATCAAAGGCGCCGCGGGCAGCTGGGAAGTTGTTGCCGAAGATTTAAATGCTTTGATCAAAAATTTGATCAGACCAATCAGAGATTCAAACGCGCTGCTACGTTCGGTTATAGCTGGCGACCTGACTGAGACCATGCCATTGCAATATGATGCCATGGAGCTAAAAGGTGAGTTTAGAGAAGTGACTGAGACCACCAATAAGATGGTGGCTCATCTGGATGCTATTTGTACCGAGCTCAACCGCGTCGCTCGCGAAGTCGGACTCGAGGGCAAGCTGGGCGGTCAGGCAAGACTCAAGGGAGCATCTGGCACCTGGAAAGAACTGACCGACAATGTCAATTTGATGGCCACCAATCTCACCGACCAGGTGCGCAATATCGCCACAGTAGTCAGTGCGGTAGCTAACGGCAACCTTAAACGCAAATTGATGCTCCTGGCTAAAGGTGAAATCGCTGAGCTAGTGGACACAATCAACTCCATGATCGACACACTCGATATTTTTGCCGACCAAGTCACATCAGTTGCCCGTGAAGTAGGCGTAGAAGGCAAGTTAGGCGCTCAAGCGCGGGTGCCCGGTGCATCTGGTCTGTGGCGCGATCTGACAGACAACGTCAATCAACTGGCAGACAATCTCACTATCCAAGTAAGAGCCATCTCTGATGTGGCTAAAGCCGTGACAAAAGGCGATTTGACAAGACAAATTGGTGTGGCCGCCTCAGGCGAAGTGGCATCACTCAAAGACAATATCAACGAGATGATCCGCAACCTGCAGGATACCACTCTCAAAAACACAGAACAAAATTGGCTCAAGACAAACCTGACCATGTTTGCTCGTTTGATGCAAGGTCAAAGAGATCTATGGACGGTATCAAATCTGGTGCTGGCTCAATTAGCACCTTTGATTTCTTCGCATCAGGGCGCGTTTTATATCCTCGATGCCGAAGAAAACGATCTTACTTTACGGCTTTTAGGTAGCTATGCCAATCAAAAAGGCGATTTACCAGAGTCTCTCAAACTGGGAGAGGGACTGCTCGGTCAGTGCGCTATGGACAGACAACCGATCGTAATAGAAAACGTCCCTCAACAGTTTTTCAAAGTAAATTCCAGCCTTGGTGTTACAGAGCCCGGGCATGTGGCAATTTTCCCAGTGCTCTTTGAAGGACAGCTCTTAGCAGTAATCGAAGTAGCAACATTGCATCACTTCGCCCCTATTCATCTATCTTTTATCGAGCAATTGACCGAAGACATCGGCATTGTGCTCAATACAATTCAGACCAACACACGCACCGAAGATCTCCTTGCGCAATCTCAGACACTGGCTAAAGAACTAAGACAGCAGCAAATGGAGATGACCGAAACCAACAAAAGGCTGGAGCAACAAACTGTCTCTCTACAAAAATCTCAACTACAACTGAGACAAAAACAAGATGAGCTAGAAGTCACCAACCTGCAACTGGAAGAACGGGCCACACAGGTGCTTTTGCAAAAAGAAGACGTGGAACAAAAGCGTCGCGAAATCGAACGTGCTCACCGCGCTCTTGAAGAGAAAGCGGAACAACTGGCATTAACATCAAAGTACAAGTCACAGTTTCTTGCCAATATGTCCCATGAACTGCGCACTCCACTGAACAGCTTGCTTGTACTCTCTCAAATCCTCTTAGAAAACAACGAAGGCAACCTGACCCAAACCGATATTGATTTCCTCACCACCATATATGATGCCGGCTCAGAGCTTCTAGAGCTTATCAATGATATTTTAGACATCTCCAAAATCGAGTCTGGCACTGTGTCTCTCAACATGAGTGAAGTCATCCTCAAAGACTTGATTACAGATGTAGAAAGATCTTTTCGCCAGTCGATGTCACGTAAAAATATCGAGTTTAGCGTGGAGCTAGATAGTTCCGCACCATATTCGCTGCAGACTGACGCTAAACGGCTCAATCAGGTCCTCAAAAACCTGCTCAGCAACGCCTTTAAGTTTACTAACGACGGCTCGGTCAAACTAAAAGTAGAAAGAGCCATAGGCAGCTTGCAAAAAAGCACAGGTTCTGGCATGGTCAAGTTTTCAGTGATAGACACTGGTATCGGCATACCCGAAGACAAACGCAGCATTATTTTTGAAGCTTTTCACCAGGCAGATGGCACCACCAGTCGCAAATACGGTGGCACTGGTCTGGGGCTTGCCATTAGCAAACAAATCGTAGAAATGCTCGGCGGCTATATAGTGGTCGATAGCGTGGTCGATAAAGGCTCTACATTTACCTTTTATCTGCCAGCCACCTTTGTCCCCAGAGACATCGACATCAATATAGACCTGGACATGACCATACCGGACAGTGCTATTCGTGAGATCACACGCAAAGGACCCGGTCTCAATCAGCGTCAATTTACCAATGCCGAGGCTCTCAACCAGGCATTTAAGCAATTACCAGGACAATTGCAAGAAGCAAACAATGCGCAAGCACTCTACGGTGGCGCAGCCGCTGGCAGCAGGAATAAGTCTGACAAACCAATAATACTGATAATCGAAGAAGACATACGCACTATCCAGGCATTAGAAATTCTTGCCGAAGACGAAGGCTATGTAGCTCAAATCGCTGACTCCACCCAAAGCGCTCTGGCATATGCAAGCAATAGAGTGCCCGATGCCATCATCCTCGATGTCAATCTAGAGCGCGGAGCTGGCTGGAGTCTGCTACGTCAGCTCAAAAGCTGTTTTGGCAAAAATGAAGTGCCAACACAACTTATATCGAGCTTTTTGCCAGAAAAACTAATTGAAGCCTCACCGCTAGAGCTAATAGAACCTCAAACAACCGTGGCATCACTGACAATAAAAACATTGCAGCAGACTGGCAAAAATGGACAAGGACCAACAGTTTTGATAATCGAACCTGATCAAGCCATCCAGCAAGAGTACAAGCAACATCTAGCCCAGCAAACAAATGGTGGCAAGGTCAATCTCCATTTTGCTACTTCAGTAGAACAAGCGCAATCTTTGCACATCACCACTGGTGGCAAGTTTGACTCCGCATTTATCAATCTGGCTGCCCCTGTCACCTACGAAAGCGTCAAAGATTTTTTGTGGCAGCGCAACGTCAAAACAATCGGCTATGCCATCAAAGCAATCGAGCCTAATATCTGGCAATCCTATAAAGAGTTAGCGAGACCACTTAAGGACGCCACCACTACTCGCAAAGACATTATCGCTAAAGCGAGACAATTTTTGTTGACAACAAAAACAAAAATAGCTGCCCGCAAGACTCCACCCAAACAGTCAACAAACGAGTCAGCAATCAGCCCCGCACGGCAGACTAGTGGCAGCAATGCTGATGCCAACAAGCAGGATTTGACATGA
- a CDS encoding response regulator, translated as MTIKNTEILLVEDSPSDAELMVSMLADIKEFPNHVQNVQTLSAAKQAIMSKSFDAVVLDLNLPDSNGLQTYTELRDVCNSVPIVILTGMDDREVLTHALKNGADNYLIKDKVDGGRVAIAILASIRNRLSV; from the coding sequence ATGACGATTAAAAATACAGAGATATTACTCGTTGAAGACAGCCCATCCGACGCTGAGCTGATGGTTTCTATGCTTGCTGATATCAAAGAATTTCCCAATCATGTGCAAAATGTCCAGACCTTGAGTGCAGCTAAACAAGCCATTATGAGCAAAAGCTTTGATGCTGTTGTGCTGGATCTCAATTTGCCGGACAGCAATGGACTGCAAACATATACTGAGCTAAGAGATGTCTGTAACAGCGTACCAATTGTCATCCTCACTGGTATGGATGACCGCGAAGTATTGACCCATGCTCTCAAAAACGGCGCTGACAATTATCTCATTAAAGATAAAGTGGATGGTGGCCGGGTGGCAATCGCCATACTAGCCTCAATACGCAACCGGCTCAGTGTTTGA
- a CDS encoding bacterioferritin, translating to MKTNGKQTDLEDTQNLQPDVEALRKRARENVEKGAVTEGYKANRKAVIRMLNDALATELVCVLRYRRHFYMAKGANSEPIAQEFLEHAEEEQSHADALAIRITQLGGEPDLNPDTLSKRSHAQYVEGNGLQDMIKEDLVAERIAIDSYKQMIDFIGNGDPTTRRLLEEILAKEEEHADDLANIMKQ from the coding sequence ATGAAAACGAACGGAAAACAAACCGACCTGGAAGACACCCAAAATCTACAGCCAGATGTCGAAGCATTGCGCAAAAGAGCCCGCGAAAATGTGGAAAAAGGCGCTGTCACTGAGGGCTACAAAGCTAATCGCAAAGCTGTAATCCGCATGCTCAACGACGCACTGGCCACTGAGCTTGTTTGTGTATTGCGCTATCGTCGCCATTTCTACATGGCTAAAGGAGCTAATTCAGAGCCCATCGCCCAGGAATTCCTGGAACATGCCGAAGAAGAACAATCACATGCAGATGCTCTGGCAATTCGTATCACTCAACTTGGTGGAGAGCCAGATCTCAACCCCGATACTTTGAGTAAGCGTTCACACGCTCAGTATGTTGAGGGCAACGGACTACAAGACATGATCAAAGAAGATCTAGTTGCTGAACGTATCGCCATCGACAGCTACAAACAAATGATTGACTTTATTGGCAATGGCGATCCTACTACGCGCCGCCTGCTAGAAGAAATCCTGGCTAAAGAAGAAGAACATGCTGATGACCTGGCCAATATCATGAAGCAATAA
- a CDS encoding response regulator, with the protein MNNSSNGNLSVVEDTPTVLLVEDNFLNQKVASALLHRLGLKVKLATNGKEAVDAVVAQRFSLILMDCHMPIMDGFEASVAIRKLEDQTGQYTPIIAITALAMGGDRERCIAAGMNDYLPKPIDKDLLKVKINHWLRTDVVYQSQKMRRKLVRPTSVMTVIEGKPIDLDELEEFFGAEQLQELVDVFLTHTADMISRVKTQIFERNPRAVAGIAHEIKASCASIGAKQLARLCLYLEQASVQHDWMEVSETLSSIERTFETLKSYIENQLDKPASKVESKS; encoded by the coding sequence ATGAACAACTCCAGTAATGGCAATCTCTCAGTTGTAGAAGATACTCCTACAGTGCTTCTTGTTGAGGACAATTTCCTCAACCAAAAGGTTGCTTCTGCTCTATTGCACCGGTTAGGGCTCAAGGTCAAACTGGCGACAAATGGCAAAGAGGCTGTTGACGCAGTTGTAGCGCAGCGCTTTTCGCTCATTTTGATGGACTGTCATATGCCTATTATGGATGGCTTTGAAGCATCTGTGGCAATTCGCAAACTGGAAGATCAGACCGGGCAGTACACTCCTATTATCGCCATTACCGCTCTTGCCATGGGTGGCGATAGAGAGCGTTGTATTGCTGCTGGCATGAATGACTATCTACCAAAACCAATCGACAAAGATTTGCTCAAGGTCAAAATCAATCACTGGCTGCGTACCGATGTGGTCTATCAAAGTCAGAAGATGCGCCGTAAGTTAGTCAGACCAACCTCAGTAATGACCGTAATTGAAGGTAAGCCAATTGACCTCGACGAACTCGAAGAGTTTTTTGGCGCAGAACAACTGCAGGAGCTGGTGGACGTCTTTTTGACACACACAGCTGACATGATCTCTCGAGTTAAAACCCAGATATTTGAGCGCAATCCACGAGCTGTAGCCGGTATTGCCCACGAAATTAAAGCTTCCTGTGCATCAATTGGTGCCAAACAGTTAGCGCGACTCTGTCTCTATCTGGAGCAAGCATCAGTGCAGCACGACTGGATGGAAGTGAGCGAAACTCTGTCGTCTATAGAGCGCACGTTTGAAACTCTCAAGTCCTACATCGAAAACCAGCTCGACAAGCCAGCCAGCAAAGTCGAAAGCAAGAGCTAA
- a CDS encoding response regulator produces the protein MSTDTPGSDNKFANIDPILVVEDNPVNQKIAMILLNRLGVKAELAANGQEAVDMFSRGKYSLILMDCQLPVMDGFSATRAIREIESANKSELLIPIIAVTALAMTGDRERCVAAGMDDYLSKPIDKAILTSKMEYWLSAKPARQLAPEAPVEESDIQTGYIDSTVWDSYTPGEKFGLAETFAMSVREMLKYADYFVSKKDLSAIERVVEEIKASASAVGAENLAAIIALLEFAASENEWAEAKTRLSEAKSEFEAVLKTLNRIPA, from the coding sequence ATGAGTACTGATACACCAGGGAGCGATAATAAATTCGCCAATATAGACCCTATCCTTGTAGTAGAGGATAATCCGGTCAATCAAAAAATCGCCATGATTTTGCTCAACCGCCTCGGTGTAAAGGCAGAGCTAGCCGCCAACGGCCAGGAGGCGGTGGATATGTTTAGCAGAGGCAAATACTCACTGATTTTGATGGACTGCCAACTACCAGTAATGGATGGTTTTAGCGCCACAAGAGCAATACGCGAAATCGAAAGCGCCAACAAAAGTGAGCTTTTGATTCCAATAATTGCTGTAACTGCTCTGGCCATGACCGGCGACCGCGAAAGATGTGTAGCGGCAGGAATGGACGATTATCTTTCCAAACCTATCGATAAAGCCATACTCACTTCAAAAATGGAATACTGGCTATCGGCCAAACCAGCCAGACAACTAGCCCCCGAAGCTCCTGTAGAAGAAAGCGATATTCAGACAGGCTACATCGATAGCACCGTGTGGGATAGCTACACTCCTGGCGAAAAATTTGGATTGGCTGAGACTTTTGCTATGAGCGTGCGCGAGATGCTCAAATATGCAGACTACTTTGTTAGCAAAAAAGACCTGTCCGCCATAGAACGGGTGGTAGAAGAAATAAAGGCCAGTGCCTCTGCCGTTGGAGCCGAAAATCTGGCAGCCATTATTGCCTTGCTTGAATTTGCCGCATCAGAAAACGAATGGGCTGAAGCAAAAACACGCTTAAGCGAGGCCAAAAGCGAATTTGAAGCAGTGCTGAAAACTCTCAATCGCATTCCAGCTTAA
- a CDS encoding response regulator, giving the protein MNVKDIQILMVEDSPSDAELAVEAFKQSRLMNTLTIIDNGGEALEYLHRRGKYDKAVLPDLILLDLNLPVLNGHAVLAEIKKDPILRRIPVIVLTTSESEKDILDSYNLQASAYITKPVDFDKFIGIVKDIQNFYFVVAKIPPNGTHDD; this is encoded by the coding sequence ATGAACGTTAAAGACATCCAGATTTTGATGGTAGAGGATAGTCCATCAGATGCCGAGCTAGCTGTTGAGGCTTTTAAGCAGAGTCGTTTGATGAATACACTGACCATTATTGATAATGGTGGTGAGGCTCTCGAATACTTGCATCGTCGCGGCAAATATGACAAGGCTGTGCTGCCTGATTTGATCCTATTGGACCTCAACTTGCCTGTGTTAAATGGCCATGCGGTATTGGCTGAAATCAAAAAAGACCCTATCTTGCGCCGTATCCCGGTGATAGTTTTGACTACATCAGAGAGCGAAAAGGACATTTTGGATTCGTATAACTTGCAAGCCAGCGCTTACATAACAAAGCCTGTAGATTTTGATAAATTTATAGGTATAGTAAAGGACATCCAAAATTTTTATTTTGTAGTTGCCAAAATCCCGCCAAACGGTACCCATGACGATTAA
- a CDS encoding CsbD family protein: MNWDQVKGNWKQFEGQCKSKWGKITDDDWKVIEGKRDQLAGKLQERYGYAKEQAEKELDEFCTNLKN, from the coding sequence ATGAATTGGGATCAAGTAAAAGGCAACTGGAAGCAGTTTGAAGGTCAGTGCAAATCCAAATGGGGCAAAATCACTGACGATGACTGGAAAGTTATCGAAGGTAAACGCGACCAGCTAGCCGGCAAGTTGCAAGAACGCTACGGTTATGCCAAAGAGCAAGCCGAAAAAGAACTCGATGAGTTTTGCACAAACCTCAAAAACTAG
- a CDS encoding tetratricopeptide repeat protein, which translates to MILRRALIVATGVLVAGLVLSLPVSADSQSLFKLGQVLEKQNQSLKAIEYYDRAYRADKTNLDALYAYVRACCANDRPGDLLAPCNIIVAADPQAKRFKAIYLYRANAYSAVDENHKAIEDCNKAIQLGTDEFGARFCRAHCYASIGKAKEALADYDLLIAKYPKCRISTTICDQRAKLFESIGQYQKAMADWTYLIGVYPKNPYYLLNRAQDKVALGQYKEALADYDLAVKVDPKDDHCYFLRGKLKLKLGQFLAAAEDFSSSIKLDDEPSWTIYKLRAEAYEKGGKAELGKADRLKAARMEQL; encoded by the coding sequence GTGATTTTGAGGCGTGCACTGATCGTAGCTACCGGTGTATTAGTTGCCGGGCTAGTCCTGTCTTTGCCTGTCAGTGCAGACTCACAGTCACTGTTTAAGCTCGGTCAGGTGCTCGAAAAACAAAATCAGTCACTTAAGGCAATTGAATATTATGATCGTGCTTACAGGGCGGATAAAACTAATCTGGATGCTCTCTACGCCTATGTGCGCGCCTGTTGTGCTAACGACAGACCGGGCGATTTGCTGGCGCCCTGCAATATCATTGTGGCGGCAGATCCTCAGGCAAAGCGCTTTAAGGCAATTTATTTGTATAGAGCCAATGCTTATAGCGCTGTGGATGAAAACCACAAGGCAATAGAGGATTGCAACAAAGCAATCCAGCTTGGTACTGACGAATTTGGTGCACGTTTTTGCCGGGCTCATTGTTATGCCTCTATTGGCAAAGCTAAAGAAGCTTTGGCTGACTACGACCTGCTCATTGCCAAATATCCTAAATGTCGGATTAGCACGACTATTTGTGATCAGCGGGCCAAGCTTTTTGAGTCTATTGGGCAATATCAAAAAGCTATGGCGGATTGGACTTATCTAATTGGGGTATATCCCAAAAATCCTTACTATTTGCTCAACCGTGCCCAAGACAAAGTGGCGCTGGGCCAATATAAGGAAGCACTGGCTGATTATGACCTGGCTGTAAAAGTTGATCCCAAAGACGATCATTGTTACTTTTTGCGGGGTAAGCTCAAGCTTAAGCTGGGGCAGTTTTTGGCAGCTGCTGAAGACTTTAGTAGTAGTATCAAGCTGGACGATGAGCCGAGCTGGACTATTTATAAATTGAGAGCTGAAGCATATGAAAAGGGTGGCAAGGCAGAGCTAGGCAAAGCCGACAGGCTAAAGGCTGCCAGAATGGAGCAGCTTTAG
- a CDS encoding sigma-70 family RNA polymerase sigma factor, whose product MKKRSTVALKVVTPEPVKSYTDMPDEELIVTYRKGDQKSFEYLMRRYKNTIAAVIYKCAPSWMDPSDMQQEVQIRVWKSLNQLREPACFKAWLQRVIKNVINDQARAMVKQKNCISIDSTDDFEGNERAPMEIPDSNYEPESMALNQELLENLKNAVNDIPELFRTPMLLRTVYDMSYEEIADVAKLELGTVKSRISRARRKVEKRLSSYLKDAA is encoded by the coding sequence ATGAAAAAACGGTCTACAGTAGCTCTTAAAGTTGTGACACCTGAACCCGTAAAATCCTATACCGACATGCCCGATGAAGAACTCATTGTGACCTACCGCAAAGGCGACCAAAAATCTTTTGAATATCTAATGAGACGCTACAAAAACACCATTGCAGCAGTCATCTATAAATGTGCTCCTAGCTGGATGGACCCAAGTGATATGCAGCAAGAAGTACAAATTAGAGTATGGAAGTCGCTCAATCAACTGAGAGAGCCCGCCTGCTTCAAAGCCTGGCTGCAACGAGTGATCAAAAACGTTATCAACGATCAAGCTCGTGCCATGGTCAAACAAAAAAATTGTATTTCAATTGACTCTACTGACGACTTTGAAGGTAATGAAAGAGCGCCAATGGAAATCCCAGATAGCAACTATGAACCAGAGAGCATGGCCCTCAATCAAGAGTTGCTCGAAAATCTCAAAAATGCTGTCAATGATATCCCAGAACTGTTCCGCACACCGATGCTATTGCGCACCGTATACGATATGAGTTATGAAGAAATTGCTGATGTCGCTAAACTAGAACTTGGCACAGTCAAATCAAGAATCTCACGGGCTCGCCGCAAAGTCGAAAAACGTCTCAGTAGCTATCTCAAAGACGCAGCCTAA
- a CDS encoding CHASE3 domain-containing protein: MSPSFNQKTAYALVIAGFIFIASVVCLFASAYWLLEAKHWVDHTNQVILRTKDCLIVLLNCETGQRGYVCTADKSFLEPLKKSEQSVAASIAQVRQLVQDDSEETSRIVEIERLAKVKMDFVNQVLFVYQTSPAAASALIATGQGKRTMDAIRKLIAQTESHQLALLDKRKEEVARLQNLIIGIIVLLTILEGGSLIYIYNLNRVYADVQRKSIDALQSEIAVRLKTEANLRETAINLTRSNEDLQQFAYVASHDLQEPLRAVQGFTSLLAKTYRDQLDERALGWIDQSTQGVERMRTLINGLLEYARVESRGGDMVSVNLGELLKDVQMVLADSIAQNDATIVCQELPTITGDENQLRQLFINLIGNALKYRSDKAPVIVLSSSRVGSQWQIQIADNGIGFDPQYAEKIFVIFQRLHSRSKYEGTGIGLSLCKRIVERHRGSIKAESELDEGATFVVTLPA, from the coding sequence ATGTCTCCCAGTTTTAACCAGAAAACGGCATATGCCTTAGTTATTGCTGGATTTATCTTTATTGCCTCAGTCGTCTGTCTCTTTGCAAGCGCCTATTGGTTGCTTGAGGCTAAGCATTGGGTAGACCATACCAATCAGGTGATTCTACGCACCAAAGATTGCCTTATTGTCTTGCTCAATTGTGAGACCGGTCAAAGAGGCTATGTTTGCACAGCAGACAAGAGCTTTTTGGAGCCACTTAAAAAGTCAGAGCAGTCTGTGGCTGCATCCATTGCCCAGGTGCGGCAGTTAGTGCAGGACGATAGTGAAGAGACAAGCCGAATTGTAGAAATTGAACGGCTGGCTAAAGTCAAAATGGACTTTGTCAATCAGGTCCTTTTTGTCTATCAGACTTCGCCAGCCGCTGCCAGTGCGCTCATTGCTACGGGGCAGGGCAAGCGCACAATGGATGCTATCCGCAAACTAATTGCTCAAACAGAGTCTCACCAATTAGCTTTGCTAGATAAACGCAAAGAAGAAGTGGCCAGGCTGCAAAATCTAATAATAGGTATCATCGTGCTACTGACTATCCTCGAAGGAGGGAGTCTAATTTACATCTATAACCTCAATAGAGTGTACGCAGATGTCCAGCGCAAGAGTATTGACGCATTACAAAGTGAAATAGCTGTACGTCTTAAAACCGAGGCTAATTTGCGTGAAACCGCTATCAATTTGACTCGCAGCAATGAGGATTTGCAACAGTTTGCTTATGTCGCCAGTCATGATCTGCAAGAACCGCTGAGGGCCGTGCAGGGCTTTACCTCGCTACTGGCCAAGACTTATAGAGACCAGCTCGACGAGCGCGCTCTGGGCTGGATTGATCAGTCTACTCAGGGAGTTGAGCGCATGCGCACACTGATCAATGGCCTGCTCGAATATGCCAGAGTCGAGTCCCGTGGCGGCGATATGGTCTCGGTTAACTTGGGCGAATTGCTCAAAGACGTGCAGATGGTCCTAGCTGACTCCATTGCCCAAAATGATGCCACTATTGTGTGCCAGGAGTTGCCGACCATCACAGGTGACGAAAACCAGCTCAGGCAGCTATTTATCAATTTAATTGGTAACGCTCTCAAGTACCGTTCTGATAAAGCACCTGTAATTGTGTTGTCGTCCTCAAGAGTGGGCAGTCAATGGCAAATACAAATAGCCGACAATGGCATTGGCTTTGATCCTCAGTATGCCGAAAAGATTTTTGTGATCTTTCAGCGTCTTCACTCTCGCAGCAAATACGAGGGCACGGGCATTGGACTATCGCTCTGCAAGAGGATTGTGGAGCGGCACAGAGGCTCTATCAAGGCAGAATCTGAATTAGACGAGGGGGCGACCTTTGTAGTGACATTACCAGCCTGA